The Corynebacterium comes genome window below encodes:
- a CDS encoding aspartate:alanine exchanger family transporter, whose protein sequence is MTIFVENPLLALLLIMTVGLLLGQIRVFGFRLGVAAVLFVGLAMAAVEPAIQIPSLIYVVGLSLFVYTIGLESGHDFFANFRSKGLRNNTLAVSIFLVVTAAAYGLVKLFGIDAVTGAGVFTGALTNTPAMAAVVDSLPSLITDAGELRTAEALPLVAYSLAYPLGVIIVILAIAVTARVFRVDHHQEAIDHGVAVHELYTRRILVKREDLGTIADLPEDLGLEVVVSRLEREGTERLPGRSARAKKGDVLSVVGTSEELGRAEELIGEALPGEPFHGHDLDYRRIFVSNEDLVGIPLSKLRPQLSGMLITRVRRGDHDMVAAPETILQLGDRVRVVAAHDRMGKVTRLFGDSYRRLSDVNLLPLVAGLTIGVALGMISIPLPGGAVLKLGSAGGPLVVALILGALGRTGRIVWQVPYGANLALRQIGITLFLAAIGTTAGAGFRAALSDPTSLTIIGIGALITLLISVLVLVIGHKVMHMSFGETAGILAGMQTHPAVLSYVNDVTRNDLPGQGYTSVYPVSMVSKILLAQVLLFLLF, encoded by the coding sequence GTGACCATTTTCGTGGAGAATCCTCTGCTCGCCCTGCTGCTGATCATGACGGTGGGTCTGCTCCTCGGCCAGATCCGGGTGTTCGGTTTCCGCCTCGGGGTGGCTGCCGTCCTCTTCGTCGGCCTGGCGATGGCCGCCGTCGAGCCGGCGATCCAGATCCCGTCGCTGATCTACGTCGTCGGGCTGTCGCTGTTCGTGTACACGATCGGACTGGAGTCGGGCCATGACTTCTTCGCCAACTTCCGCTCCAAAGGGCTGCGGAACAACACCTTGGCGGTCAGCATCTTCCTGGTTGTCACCGCGGCCGCCTACGGCCTGGTGAAGCTCTTCGGCATCGATGCCGTCACCGGGGCCGGTGTGTTCACCGGGGCGCTGACCAACACCCCGGCGATGGCCGCGGTCGTGGACTCGCTGCCCTCTCTGATCACGGACGCCGGTGAGCTGCGGACGGCAGAGGCGCTGCCACTGGTGGCCTACTCTCTGGCCTACCCGCTGGGCGTGATCATCGTCATCCTCGCGATCGCCGTGACGGCCAGGGTTTTCCGGGTCGATCACCATCAGGAGGCCATTGACCACGGTGTCGCCGTGCACGAGCTCTACACCCGCCGCATCCTGGTCAAGCGCGAGGACCTGGGCACGATCGCGGACCTGCCGGAGGATCTGGGCCTGGAGGTCGTCGTCTCCCGTCTGGAGCGCGAGGGCACGGAGCGTCTTCCGGGACGCAGCGCCCGGGCGAAGAAGGGTGATGTCCTGTCCGTCGTGGGTACGAGCGAAGAGCTCGGCCGCGCGGAGGAGCTCATCGGTGAGGCCCTGCCCGGGGAGCCCTTCCACGGCCATGACCTGGATTACCGGCGTATCTTCGTCTCCAACGAGGACCTGGTGGGCATCCCCCTGTCCAAGCTTCGCCCCCAGCTCTCCGGCATGCTGATCACGCGGGTGCGCCGCGGCGACCATGACATGGTGGCCGCCCCGGAGACGATCCTGCAGCTGGGCGACCGGGTGCGCGTCGTCGCCGCGCACGACCGCATGGGCAAGGTGACGCGCCTGTTCGGCGATTCTTATCGACGCCTCTCCGACGTCAATCTCCTGCCGCTCGTTGCGGGTCTGACGATCGGCGTGGCCCTGGGCATGATCTCCATCCCGCTGCCCGGTGGCGCGGTCCTGAAGCTGGGCAGCGCCGGTGGTCCCCTCGTGGTGGCGCTGATCCTGGGTGCGCTGGGCAGAACCGGCCGGATCGTGTGGCAGGTGCCCTATGGCGCGAACCTGGCGCTGCGCCAGATCGGCATCACCCTGTTCCTCGCGGCGATCGGCACCACCGCCGGCGCGGGGTTCCGGGCCGCGCTGTCCGATCCGACGTCATTGACGATCATCGGCATCGGTGCCCTGATCACCCTGTTGATCTCCGTGCTGGTGCTGGTGATCGGCCATAAGGTCATGCACATGTCGTTCGGCGAGACCGCCGGCATCCTGGCGGGAATGCAGACCCACCCCGCGGTCCTGTCCTACGTCAACGACGTCACCCGCAACGATCTGCCCGGCCAGGGTTACACGTCGGTGTACCCGGTGTCGATGGTGTCGAAGATTCTCCTCGCCCAGGTACTGCTCTTCCTGCTGTTCTGA
- a CDS encoding RDD family protein produces MANPKRSWLDGPQIPGELDDPYAPGRWPGEKIGLPESGPGSMASVGRRAGAVAIDWIICWLLAGAFVSYTDVLGSTPTVTLIFWMILGIVTGWLFARTPGHMVLSMGIARTDVGGARVGLWRAVVRTVLTSLILPAAMVDSDGRGLHDRATGTAVIRG; encoded by the coding sequence ATGGCGAACCCAAAGCGCAGCTGGCTCGACGGCCCCCAGATCCCCGGTGAACTCGATGATCCCTACGCACCCGGTCGCTGGCCGGGCGAAAAAATCGGGCTCCCCGAGTCCGGCCCGGGTTCGATGGCCTCGGTGGGCCGTCGCGCCGGGGCGGTGGCCATCGACTGGATCATCTGTTGGCTCCTCGCCGGCGCCTTCGTCAGCTACACCGACGTCCTCGGCTCCACGCCCACGGTCACGCTCATCTTCTGGATGATCCTGGGCATCGTCACCGGCTGGCTGTTCGCCCGCACCCCGGGCCACATGGTGCTCAGCATGGGCATTGCGCGTACCGACGTCGGCGGGGCCCGGGTCGGTCTCTGGCGCGCCGTCGTGCGCACCGTCCTGACCTCGCTGATCCTGCCGGCCGCGATGGTGGATTCCGACGGCCGCGGTCTCCATGACCGCGCCACCGGCACCGCCGTCATCCGCGGCTGA
- the glnA gene encoding type I glutamate--ammonia ligase has product MAFNTIEDVVKFIKDEKVEFVDVRFTDVPGTEHHFTIPASMFDEEAAEEGLAFDGSSIRGFTTIDESDMNLLPDIATAKIDPFREAKTLNIKFFVHDPFTREPFSRDPRNVARKAEEYLASTGIADACFFGAEAEFYLFDSVRFRTDINSGFYEVDSDEGWWNRGAEERLDGRPNLGYTNRVKGGYFPVPPYDQSVDIRDEMVRHLSNADFKIERFHHEVGTGGQQEINYRFNTLLHAADDLQSFKYIVKNTAFANGKTATFMPKPLAGDNGSGMHAHQSLWKDGKPLFHDESGYAGLSDMARYYIGGILHHAGAVLAFTNATLNSYHRLVPGFEAPINLVYSQRNRSAAIRIPITGSNPKAKRIEFRAPDPSGNPYFGFAAMMLAGLDGIKNRIEPMAPVDKDLYELPPEEAAAIPQAPTSLEASLAALQEDSDFLTDGDVFTEDLIEAYVKLKYDNEISPARLRPTPHEFEMYYDC; this is encoded by the coding sequence GTGGCATTCAACACCATCGAAGATGTCGTCAAGTTCATCAAGGATGAAAAGGTCGAGTTCGTCGACGTCCGCTTCACGGATGTGCCCGGAACCGAACACCACTTCACCATTCCGGCCTCGATGTTCGACGAGGAGGCGGCGGAAGAGGGCCTCGCGTTCGACGGCTCCTCCATCCGCGGCTTCACCACCATCGACGAGTCCGACATGAACCTGCTGCCGGACATCGCCACCGCCAAGATCGACCCCTTCCGCGAGGCCAAAACGTTGAACATCAAGTTCTTCGTCCACGATCCGTTCACCCGCGAACCTTTCTCCCGCGACCCGCGCAACGTCGCCCGCAAGGCCGAGGAGTACCTGGCCTCCACCGGCATCGCCGACGCCTGCTTCTTCGGCGCGGAGGCCGAGTTCTACCTCTTCGACTCCGTCCGTTTCCGGACCGACATCAACTCCGGCTTCTACGAGGTCGACTCCGATGAGGGCTGGTGGAACCGCGGCGCCGAAGAGCGTCTCGACGGCCGCCCCAACCTCGGATACACCAACCGCGTCAAGGGCGGCTACTTCCCGGTCCCGCCCTACGACCAGTCCGTGGACATCCGCGACGAGATGGTCCGCCACCTGAGCAACGCCGACTTCAAGATCGAGCGCTTCCACCACGAGGTGGGCACCGGTGGCCAGCAGGAGATCAACTACCGCTTCAACACCCTGCTCCACGCCGCCGACGACCTGCAGTCCTTCAAGTACATCGTGAAGAACACTGCATTCGCCAACGGCAAGACCGCCACCTTCATGCCCAAGCCGCTCGCCGGCGACAACGGCTCCGGCATGCACGCCCACCAGTCCCTGTGGAAGGACGGCAAGCCGCTGTTCCACGACGAGTCCGGCTACGCCGGCCTGTCCGACATGGCGCGCTACTACATCGGCGGTATCCTCCACCACGCCGGCGCCGTCCTCGCGTTCACCAACGCGACGCTCAACTCCTACCACCGCCTGGTCCCGGGCTTCGAGGCCCCGATCAACCTGGTGTACTCCCAGCGCAACCGCTCCGCCGCCATCCGCATCCCGATCACCGGCTCGAACCCGAAGGCCAAGCGCATCGAGTTCCGCGCACCGGACCCGTCCGGCAACCCCTACTTCGGCTTCGCCGCGATGATGCTCGCCGGCCTGGACGGCATCAAGAACCGCATCGAGCCGATGGCTCCGGTGGACAAGGACCTCTACGAGCTCCCGCCGGAGGAGGCCGCCGCCATCCCGCAGGCACCGACCTCCCTCGAGGCCTCCCTGGCCGCGCTGCAGGAGGATTCGGACTTCCTCACCGACGGCGACGTCTTCACCGAGGACCTCATCGAGGCCTATGTCAAGCTCAAGTACGACAACGAGATCTCCCCGGCACGTCTGCGCCCGACGCCGCACGAGTTCGAGATGTACTACGACTGCTAG
- a CDS encoding SGNH/GDSL hydrolase family protein, with the protein MKRHILTSVILACLGLAACGTDSPVPGSAPVDVPVPTYNYVALGDSYAAMGSTSAETTGPDYCLRSSDNYPAGVLSDAQVTGLDATCQGAVTADLLRPRDAGSEIIPAQVDALADSTDLVTLSIGGNDIGFGDIAGCFLMAMHTRQASNCAAAWEAPVSARVAELPGRLDEVYRAIDERSEGARVIATGYLPLLAPGERCAEVEVLSDTDRAWVVSLSEDINRVVAEAAARHDAETVLPAAAADHTGCAEPGQRWVDFLGWQTGAFPMHPTPVGQAVMAEEVLAQL; encoded by the coding sequence GTGAAGAGGCACATCCTGACATCCGTTATCCTCGCGTGCCTGGGCCTGGCGGCGTGCGGGACCGACTCGCCCGTCCCCGGCTCCGCTCCTGTCGATGTGCCCGTCCCCACCTACAATTATGTGGCACTCGGTGACTCCTACGCCGCCATGGGCAGCACGTCTGCGGAAACCACGGGACCCGACTACTGCCTGCGCTCCAGCGACAACTATCCCGCGGGTGTGCTTTCCGACGCCCAGGTCACCGGCCTCGACGCCACCTGCCAGGGTGCCGTCACCGCTGACCTCCTCCGGCCCCGGGACGCCGGTTCGGAAATAATCCCCGCCCAGGTTGATGCGCTCGCCGACTCCACCGACCTGGTGACGCTGTCCATCGGCGGCAACGACATCGGGTTCGGTGACATTGCCGGCTGCTTCCTCATGGCCATGCACACCCGCCAGGCCTCGAACTGTGCCGCAGCCTGGGAGGCCCCCGTCTCCGCGCGTGTGGCCGAGCTGCCCGGCCGGTTGGACGAGGTGTACCGGGCGATCGACGAGCGTTCCGAGGGTGCCCGGGTGATCGCCACCGGTTATCTTCCGCTGCTCGCGCCGGGGGAGCGGTGCGCTGAAGTGGAGGTTCTCAGTGACACCGACCGTGCGTGGGTGGTCTCCCTCAGTGAAGACATCAATCGGGTCGTCGCCGAGGCCGCGGCACGCCACGACGCCGAGACGGTCCTGCCCGCGGCGGCGGCCGACCACACCGGTTGTGCTGAGCCGGGGCAGCGGTGGGTGGATTTCCTCGGTTGGCAGACGGGTGCGTTCCCCATGCACCCCACGCCAGTCGGCCAGGCGGTCATGGCGGAGGAGGTGCTGGCACAGCTGTAG
- a CDS encoding alpha/beta hydrolase has translation MATPSSLRHRFLSYLRGFHPAGLAVALVFYSWSLTPSLLPRVWYMQAMATGISLAIGYGVGVAGAKILRWAGVNWEPSARLRRLGWWLLAAAAVVVVPLFAVLGAHWQSVSRDLIGVDKDSRVLYSLVLLVALIVALLLIQAGRGIAAVSNRLTRAGRRYVPRPVARLGGLLLVVVVGWLLIDGVGIRTMIAVAERASYAQDQQTRQGVVQPTDPLRSGSPASGEDWNTLGRDGRTFVASGPGPEQITGVTGRPAIEPIRVYAGVASAETLPEVADRVVAELQRTGAFERRALAVVTTTGRGWVNSAAADSFEYINAGDSAIAAMQYSHLQSPFAFIADRRTPLEAGTVLLEKVYAVWSELPEDQRPQLVVMGESLGSYGAQGATASEQDMISRLDGALLIGTPEFSQPWKRITRDRDPGSLQRLPVVDGGRHTRFAAEAEDLQLPGEWEHPRIVFWQHGSDPITWWSFDLLLREPDWMKEPLGEDINPAMRWLPFVTFWQVTGDMALSAGVPAGHGHAFGPEAVGMWVGILEPADWDEESTARVQAVLRDPDTTLEPLPEYH, from the coding sequence ATGGCCACCCCATCCTCTCTCCGTCACCGATTCCTGAGCTACCTGCGGGGTTTCCACCCCGCCGGTCTGGCGGTGGCGCTGGTCTTCTATTCGTGGTCCCTGACCCCGTCCCTGCTCCCGCGGGTCTGGTACATGCAGGCGATGGCCACCGGGATCAGCCTGGCCATCGGTTACGGCGTCGGGGTCGCCGGTGCGAAGATCCTCCGTTGGGCGGGCGTGAACTGGGAACCTTCCGCCCGTCTCCGGCGCCTCGGCTGGTGGCTGCTGGCCGCCGCGGCAGTTGTGGTGGTCCCCTTGTTCGCCGTGCTCGGCGCGCACTGGCAGTCTGTGAGCCGCGATCTCATCGGGGTGGACAAGGACTCCCGCGTGCTCTATTCGCTGGTGCTGCTCGTGGCGCTAATCGTGGCGCTGCTGCTCATCCAGGCGGGTCGCGGCATCGCCGCGGTGAGTAACCGGCTGACCAGGGCCGGTCGCAGGTATGTCCCGCGCCCGGTCGCCCGCCTGGGCGGTCTCCTCCTGGTCGTGGTGGTGGGATGGCTGCTCATCGACGGCGTGGGCATCCGCACCATGATCGCCGTCGCGGAGCGCGCCTCCTACGCCCAGGACCAGCAAACCCGGCAGGGGGTGGTGCAGCCGACGGATCCGCTGCGATCGGGTTCCCCCGCGTCAGGGGAGGACTGGAACACCCTGGGCAGGGATGGCCGCACCTTCGTGGCCAGCGGTCCCGGCCCGGAGCAGATCACCGGGGTGACCGGCCGTCCGGCCATCGAACCGATCCGGGTGTACGCCGGTGTCGCCTCAGCGGAGACCCTCCCTGAGGTGGCCGATCGGGTGGTCGCCGAGCTGCAGCGCACCGGTGCCTTCGAACGCAGGGCCCTGGCCGTGGTGACCACCACAGGGCGCGGCTGGGTCAATTCGGCGGCCGCCGACTCCTTCGAGTACATCAACGCCGGTGACTCCGCCATCGCCGCGATGCAGTACAGTCACCTGCAGAGTCCCTTCGCCTTCATCGCGGACAGGCGGACCCCGCTGGAGGCCGGCACGGTGCTCCTGGAGAAGGTCTACGCGGTGTGGTCCGAGCTGCCCGAGGATCAGCGGCCACAGCTCGTGGTTATGGGGGAGAGCCTGGGTTCCTACGGCGCCCAGGGGGCGACGGCCTCGGAGCAGGACATGATCTCGCGTCTCGACGGCGCACTGCTCATCGGCACCCCGGAGTTCTCCCAGCCGTGGAAGCGGATCACCCGGGACCGCGACCCGGGCTCGCTGCAGCGACTTCCGGTGGTCGACGGAGGGAGGCACACCCGCTTCGCCGCGGAGGCCGAGGACCTTCAGCTGCCGGGCGAGTGGGAGCATCCGCGCATCGTCTTCTGGCAGCACGGCAGCGATCCGATCACCTGGTGGTCCTTCGACCTGCTCCTGCGGGAGCCGGACTGGATGAAGGAACCCCTGGGCGAGGACATCAACCCCGCCATGCGCTGGCTGCCCTTCGTCACCTTCTGGCAGGTCACCGGCGACATGGCGCTGTCCGCGGGGGTCCCTGCCGGCCACGGTCACGCCTTCGGCCCGGAGGCCGTCGGAATGTGGGTGGGCATCCTCGAACCGGCGGACTGGGACGAGGAGAGCACCGCCCGCGTCCAGGCCGTCCTCCGCGACCCGGACACCACCCTGGAACCCCTGCCCGAGTATCACTGA
- a CDS encoding NADPH-dependent FMN reductase has product MKIAVFVGSIRTGRHGRTIGQWALDQLQARGDGHTYELIDLAEQDLDQLTAATPPIMAAGNYDEPKTIAWSETIKAYDGYIFVTPEYNASMPGTMKNAFDLLKVEWEGKPVGFLSYGGGGGVRAVNHWRDVVNNVGMQPLEAQASLAFDDHFVDFQFAPNDTTAELLEAVAVELVKVGEKISVNA; this is encoded by the coding sequence ATGAAGATCGCAGTGTTCGTCGGATCCATCCGCACCGGTCGCCACGGCCGCACCATCGGCCAGTGGGCCCTCGACCAGCTCCAGGCCCGCGGCGACGGCCACACCTACGAGCTCATCGACCTGGCCGAGCAGGACCTCGACCAGCTCACCGCAGCCACCCCGCCCATCATGGCCGCGGGCAACTACGACGAGCCGAAGACCATCGCATGGTCCGAGACCATCAAGGCCTACGACGGCTACATCTTCGTCACCCCGGAGTACAACGCCTCCATGCCGGGCACCATGAAGAACGCCTTCGACCTGCTCAAGGTGGAGTGGGAGGGCAAGCCGGTCGGCTTCCTCTCCTACGGCGGTGGCGGCGGCGTCCGCGCCGTCAACCACTGGCGCGACGTGGTCAACAACGTCGGCATGCAGCCCCTGGAGGCCCAGGCCAGCCTCGCCTTCGACGACCACTTCGTCGACTTCCAGTTCGCCCCGAACGACACCACCGCCGAGCTGCTCGAGGCCGTCGCCGTGGAGCTGGTCAAGGTCGGCGAGAAGATCTCCGTCAACGCCTGA
- a CDS encoding DUF1206 domain-containing protein, producing MDTGNMHDAKQAARNAADAAGDHPALTTLARGGFVVLGVVHILIGWIAVQIATGSGGGEASNSGALSTIAQAPGGQFLLWAAVLALVALGLWRLTQLFTGNDVKEKAKGGVMAVVYLSLAATTATFAAGGRTSDSETVTDVTATVLSRPWGEVLVIIAGLVVIAVGVYSIVRGVTRSFREDLEAGAGAGDVGSAIIVAGVVGYIARGVAFAVLGILIVWAGWTNDPEEAAGLDAALRTLGEQPAGSVLLIIIGVGLALYGLYSVARARYVKM from the coding sequence ATGGATACAGGAAACATGCACGATGCGAAGCAGGCGGCCAGGAACGCCGCCGACGCGGCCGGGGACCACCCCGCCCTGACGACGCTCGCCCGCGGCGGGTTCGTCGTCCTGGGAGTCGTGCACATCCTCATCGGCTGGATCGCCGTGCAGATCGCCACCGGCTCAGGCGGCGGGGAGGCGTCGAACTCCGGGGCACTGAGCACGATCGCCCAGGCGCCGGGCGGGCAGTTCCTGCTGTGGGCGGCGGTGCTCGCCCTGGTGGCGCTCGGCCTGTGGCGACTGACCCAGCTGTTCACCGGCAACGACGTCAAGGAGAAGGCGAAGGGCGGTGTGATGGCCGTGGTGTACCTGTCGCTGGCGGCCACCACGGCGACCTTCGCCGCCGGCGGCAGGACCTCGGACAGCGAGACCGTCACCGACGTGACGGCCACGGTCCTGTCCCGGCCGTGGGGCGAGGTGCTGGTGATCATCGCCGGCCTGGTGGTGATCGCCGTCGGCGTGTACAGCATCGTACGCGGGGTGACCAGGAGTTTCAGGGAGGACCTGGAGGCCGGCGCCGGGGCCGGCGACGTCGGTTCCGCGATCATCGTCGCGGGCGTGGTCGGCTACATCGCCCGCGGCGTCGCCTTCGCGGTGCTGGGCATACTCATCGTGTGGGCCGGCTGGACGAACGACCCCGAGGAGGCGGCGGGTCTCGACGCCGCGCTGCGGACCCTCGGCGAGCAACCCGCGGGCAGCGTGCTGCTCATCATCATCGGCGTGGGACTGGCCCTCTACGGCCTGTACTCGGTGGCACGTGCCCGCTACGTCAAGATGTAG
- a CDS encoding metal ABC transporter ATP-binding protein has protein sequence MSRNLAVGRQVQLGYERVVAVQPSDVTIPTGRLTAIIGPNGSGKSTLLHALGGLIEPQAGELTVLDGTPVASRRRVSYVMQSVTFPEGVPLSVREVVRMGRYPSTGWFGRFGAGDGRRVEEVMERLNVTALAKRHLDELSGGQRQRVYVAQGLAQDHDVLLLDEPLTGLDIVSARIIDEIIHDETDAGRTVVHTTHDLDEARAADHVVLMSGRVVAYGPPGEVLTEANLREAYNLGELHEPGGIFIDSPREEC, from the coding sequence ATGAGCCGGAACCTCGCCGTCGGGAGACAGGTCCAGCTCGGCTATGAACGGGTCGTCGCGGTGCAGCCTTCGGACGTGACCATCCCGACGGGCAGGCTGACCGCCATCATCGGGCCAAACGGTTCGGGCAAGTCGACGTTGCTGCACGCCCTCGGCGGGCTCATCGAGCCGCAGGCCGGTGAGCTGACCGTCCTGGATGGCACGCCCGTCGCTTCTCGACGTCGCGTCAGCTACGTCATGCAGTCGGTCACCTTCCCGGAGGGCGTGCCGCTGTCCGTCCGCGAGGTGGTGCGCATGGGCCGCTACCCGTCGACGGGCTGGTTCGGCCGTTTCGGCGCCGGAGACGGGCGTCGGGTGGAGGAGGTCATGGAACGACTCAACGTCACCGCCCTGGCCAAGCGCCACCTGGATGAACTCTCCGGCGGTCAACGGCAGCGCGTCTACGTCGCCCAGGGTCTCGCGCAGGATCATGACGTCCTGCTTCTCGACGAGCCGCTCACCGGCCTCGACATCGTGTCCGCACGCATCATCGACGAGATCATCCACGACGAGACCGACGCGGGTCGCACCGTCGTCCACACCACCCATGACCTGGACGAGGCGCGGGCGGCAGATCATGTCGTCCTCATGTCCGGGCGTGTGGTGGCCTACGGCCCCCCGGGGGAGGTCCTCACCGAGGCGAATCTGCGCGAGGCCTACAATCTCGGCGAACTGCACGAGCCGGGCGGAATCTTCATCGACAGCCCACGTGAGGAGTGCTAG
- a CDS encoding metal ABC transporter permease: protein MIDWILDPFLLGFQQRALIGGLIAAVMSATVGVWLVLRGMSFFGDAFVHGVLPGIAAAVVFDFNPLLGAAVAAAVMVGAVEVIHRHTHLKEDTAIGLLFVGMMALGVVIISRSDSYSGSLTSILFGDALGVSWEAIRQQAILAVLVIAGSLLLYRPLMALSFSPVKAESLGMRPKLTHALLLVLIATSVIGSFQAVGTMLVFSLLVAPPATAALLTRSIPTMIVVSALIGASSVVIGLILSFHLGTAAAATMALVPIVAFLLLMEFQYLRRRFRGNVTRQEVAA from the coding sequence GTGATCGACTGGATACTTGACCCGTTCCTGCTGGGCTTTCAGCAGCGGGCACTCATTGGTGGACTCATCGCTGCGGTGATGAGCGCCACCGTCGGCGTGTGGCTCGTGCTCCGGGGCATGAGCTTCTTCGGCGACGCCTTCGTCCACGGTGTGCTGCCCGGCATCGCCGCAGCCGTGGTCTTCGACTTCAACCCCCTCCTGGGCGCGGCCGTCGCGGCGGCCGTCATGGTCGGTGCCGTGGAGGTGATCCACCGGCACACCCACCTCAAGGAGGACACCGCCATCGGACTGCTCTTCGTGGGGATGATGGCACTCGGCGTGGTCATCATCTCGCGCTCCGACTCTTACAGCGGCTCCCTGACCAGCATTCTCTTCGGTGATGCCCTGGGTGTGTCGTGGGAGGCGATCAGGCAGCAGGCGATCCTCGCGGTTCTCGTCATCGCAGGTTCCCTCCTGCTCTACCGCCCCCTCATGGCACTGTCCTTTTCCCCCGTCAAGGCGGAGTCGTTGGGCATGCGCCCGAAGCTGACCCATGCGCTCCTGCTCGTGCTGATCGCCACCAGCGTCATCGGCAGTTTCCAGGCCGTGGGAACGATGCTGGTGTTCAGCCTGCTGGTGGCCCCGCCGGCCACCGCGGCCCTGCTGACCCGGTCGATTCCCACGATGATCGTGGTCTCCGCCCTCATCGGCGCTTCCTCGGTGGTCATCGGCCTCATCCTCTCCTTTCATCTGGGCACGGCCGCGGCCGCGACGATGGCACTGGTCCCCATCGTGGCGTTCCTCCTGCTCATGGAGTTCCAGTACCTGCGGCGTCGCTTCCGTGGCAACGTCACCCGGCAGGAGGTGGCGGCATGA
- a CDS encoding metal ABC transporter substrate-binding protein, translating to MRARIAMSLTVATALTLSACSGDGSTDAGSSGNASGDSDISLVVTTSPLGSVTSQIATCAGGESTTLMPVGADPHDFSASSSQVADMVKADLVIANGLGLEGGLAASLDQVEEDGTEVLHVAEEINPLPFGEGGAGAGHEGETAEEHAAHAEDEHGDLDPHFWLDAARMADAARLIGDKVAERSGDTGWSECGTRVADELNALDAELRETLSAVPEDRRALVTDHESFGYFNEAYGFRAVGVVVPGGSTEAQPSSRDLARLAGVVKDEGVPAIFSNTAVNPGLVDALAAEVGEAVTVVPLYVGSVGPEGSGAADYQGMMRENARLIVEALS from the coding sequence ATGCGGGCCCGTATCGCCATGTCCCTCACAGTCGCCACCGCTCTCACGCTGTCCGCATGCTCGGGCGACGGTTCGACCGACGCCGGCAGTTCCGGCAACGCCTCCGGCGACAGCGATATCTCCCTCGTCGTCACCACCTCCCCGCTGGGCAGCGTCACCTCCCAGATCGCCACCTGTGCCGGCGGTGAATCCACCACCCTGATGCCGGTCGGTGCGGACCCCCACGATTTCTCCGCCTCATCCTCGCAGGTGGCGGACATGGTCAAGGCTGACCTGGTCATCGCCAACGGGCTGGGCCTCGAGGGCGGTCTCGCCGCCTCGCTCGACCAGGTCGAGGAGGACGGCACCGAAGTCCTTCACGTCGCGGAGGAGATCAACCCGCTGCCCTTCGGTGAAGGTGGGGCAGGGGCAGGGCACGAGGGCGAGACCGCGGAGGAGCACGCCGCCCACGCCGAGGACGAGCACGGCGACCTCGACCCCCACTTCTGGCTCGATGCCGCCCGCATGGCTGACGCGGCCCGGCTGATCGGCGACAAGGTCGCCGAGCGTAGCGGCGACACCGGGTGGTCCGAATGCGGTACCCGGGTCGCCGACGAGCTGAACGCGCTGGATGCCGAGCTCCGCGAGACCCTGTCGGCCGTTCCGGAGGACCGCCGCGCGCTCGTCACCGACCACGAATCTTTCGGCTACTTCAACGAGGCCTACGGCTTCCGTGCCGTCGGCGTCGTCGTCCCGGGTGGCTCCACCGAGGCGCAGCCCTCCTCCCGGGACCTGGCACGCCTGGCAGGTGTGGTGAAGGACGAGGGCGTCCCGGCGATCTTCTCCAACACCGCCGTCAACCCGGGCCTGGTCGACGCTCTGGCCGCCGAGGTCGGCGAGGCGGTCACGGTCGTCCCCCTCTACGTCGGTTCCGTCGGCCCCGAGGGCTCCGGGGCGGCCGACTACCAGGGCATGATGCGGGAGAACGCCCGCCTCATTGTCGAGGCACTGTCCTGA